From the Methanoculleus caldifontis genome, the window TGACGATCGTGACGAGCCCCCGCTGCGCGAGTTTCTTCATCGTGCATTTCCGGGGGTCGCAGGTATTGTCCCGATAAGCGTAGAGCCGTATCATCTGCCTTGTTATGGTACGCCGCCGAGATCCTATCAATGTACGTGCTCGTCGCTCCCTGCATCCTCAATCCCGCCTGCCGTGCCCGCGGGATAACGACAGAGGAGGATCTCCGCTACTTCCACCGGGCCGCGGAACGCTGCCGGCGCTTCTCGGTCGAGATGGTCCCGCTCCCCTGCCCGGAGACGATCTACCTCGGCGCCGACCGGGAGCCGGGCTCGTTCCTCGACCGGCTCGCGACCGATGAGTTCTCGGCGCTCCTCGACCGGCTCGAGGCAGAGGTCCGCGCCCTCATCCGGGAGCGGGGCGAGCCGCCGCTTGCGATCGTCGGGGTCGACTCCTCCCCCACCTGCGGGGTGACGGCCACCTACTACTCGTCCGTGAAGCAGCCCGGGCGGGGGGCGTTCCTCGCCCGGTTCCCGGATATCCCGGCAATCGACGTGAAGGAGTTCTCCCGCTACCGGGTCTACCTTGCAGGCCCGCTCTTCTCGGAGGCTGAGAGGGCCTACAACCTCGTTCTCCGCGACCTCCTCGAAGCCCACCTCTTCGACGTCTACCTCCCCCAGGAGGTGGGGGACACGAGCTGCACCCGGTGCCGGGAGGAGCACCGGACCATCTTCACGCAGCATCTCCGGGTGCTCCGGGATATCGATGCCGTCGTCGCGGTCATCGACGGCGCGGACGCCGATTCCGGGACATCGTGGGAGATGGGGTATGCCTACGCCCTTGGAAAAAAGATCGTCGCGCTCCGGACGGATTTCCGGATCGCCGGGCAGAACGAGCTCGTCAATCTGATGCTCGAGGAGTCGGCGAGGGTGGTCGCGGCAAAAGAGGACCTCCCTCAGGCGCTCGGCTCGCTTCTTCCTGCGTCAGGGTGAGGCCGGCCGCCTCTTCTCCATCGAAAGGACGTTTCTGTCGCCGATCCTGGCATAGGAGACGCGGTCCGTCACCGTCCGGATGAAGTGGACGCCGAGCCCCCCGATCGGCCGCTCTTCTACGGGGGTATCGAGAGACGGCTGCGGGGCGTTGAGCGGGTTGAACGCGACGCCGTCGTCGGCGATCGTCACGCAGACGGCCTCATCGTCTACCGTGCAGCCGACCGTGATCGTCCCGGCCTCCCCGTCGGGGTAGCCGTAGAGGATGGTGTTGCTGCAGGCCTCGTCGACGGCGAGTTGCAGGGCAAAGATGAGTTCATCACCGCTACCGTTGAGTTCTTCGGCGAGAAATTCGGCGATCGTCGCGAGCGCCGAGAGATCCGCCCGTATCGTGAGTTCAGCCATCATACCACCCGCAGTATCATGAGTGTCTGGTCGTCGAATTGCGGTTCATCTCCTGAGAACCCGGCTACCGCGCCGCGGATCCGGTCGACGATCTCGCCGGGGGAGAGGTCGCGGCAGCCCGTGACGGTCTCGATCAACCTCTCCTCCCCGAACTGCTCCTCGCCGGGATTGATCGCCTCGGTGATCCCGTCCGTGTAGAGGAGGAGGAGGTCGCCGCTCGCAAGCGCGACGGTCTCCTCCCCGTACTCGGCCTCCGGCATGACCCCGAGGATGATCCCCGTGCCCTCCAACCGGACCGGCCGGACGGCGCCCGACCGGAAGAGGAGAGGCGGGTTATGCCCCGCGTTGACGTAGGTGAGCGTCCGCTTCGCCGGATCGGCGACCGCGTAGAAGAGGGTGACGAACATCCCGGACTTCGCGTCCTCGGCGATGAGCGAGTTGGCTTCGCCCACGGCCTCGCGGGCGCTCCGCGGGACCAGGGTGTTCGCCCGCAGGACCGTCCGCGAGAGCGCCATGAAGAGCGCCGCCGGGACGCCCTTCCCGGCGACGTCGGCGATGGCGAAGGCCGTCCGGTCTCCGGGGAGCGGGATCGCGTCGTAGAAGTCGCCGCCGACCTCCTTTGCCGGGAGCGAGAGGGCGGCGAGTTCGATCCCCGGAACCTCCGGCAGCCGTTCGGGGAGGAAGCTCATCTGGATGTCGTGGGCGATCCTGAGTTCGGCCTTTTTGCGCTCGAGTTCGGAGAGGTAGGTATCCCGCTCGGCCTTCGTCTGCCGTTCGGCGATCAGGTTTCCGATGATGAGCGCGAAGACGAAGACTCCGGTGGCATTTGCGATGGTCATCGGGAGGGCCACCCCCTCGACGACGGTGAGCGCTTGCTCGAACGGCCGGCAGATGGCGAGGGTGAGCCCCATGTGGAAGGCCTCCATCCCGACGGCGAAGAGGACCGCGCCGTGCATCCCGATGAACTTCCTCCCGGCAAGAAGGAAGATCAGCCCCCCGAAGAGACCCGCCAGGACCGTTGCGGCCGCGCACGGGAGGGCGGTGAACCCGCCGAGGGAGAAGCGGTACGCGGCGCCGATCAGGCCGGCGCCGAGTCCCACCACCGGGCCGCAGGCGAGCCCCCCGACCATCGGGCCGAGGTCGCGGACGTTTGCCGTGGCGCCGAGGATGGTGATCCCGCTCTCGGTGCCGTAGATGGAGAGCGCGCCAAAGAGGAGAGTGAGGATGGCCTGGCCTTTCCAGGTGAAGACGCCGTCGAGCACCTGGGTGAACGACGCCGTCCGGGTGATCAGGTAGGCGACCACCACGACGACGCAGATCATCTGCAGGAGCACAAAGAACGTATCGCCGTAGCCGGAGAGTGCCATGCCGGTCTACACCCCCTGGCGCGCCCGCTCAGGGCTCCGCCGGGAACCCGGCAAGCGCCGCCGCTTCGTCGGGAGCGAGGGAGAAGATCCGGTGGAACCCGGCCATGGTGAAGACCTCGAGGATCTGCGGGTTTCCGCAGGCGATCCGGAGCGTGCCGCCGTCCTTCTTCAGCCGCTTCAGTGCGGCAAGCAGCACCCGGAGGCCGGAGCTGCTGATGTAGCTGAGATCGCAGAGGTTGATGAGGAGGTGCCTGCTTCCGGTATCGAGTACCCGGTTGATCCGCTCTTCTGCCGCCTCCGAGGAGGAGGCATCGAGCCTGCCCTTCACCGCGACGATATCGACGGCGCCTGCTCTCCTCTCGGTAATCTCCAGGTGATCGCGCATTTATCAACTATTTCAATCTGATGGCTAAAAGATGTTGCTCTGCGTCCGGCGAGAGCGAAAAAATGAGGGTGTATTGAGGGTGTGTGATAACCATCCGGTTGCGGCAGGGCGGCCTTCGGGCGGTTGTGCCTTCCGCCCGGGTGCCTCTGCTCGCACCGTGCCGGTATGAGTGTGTTCAGAGAGGTGTGCCTGTGTTGCTTGCTGCCGGGGTGTTCTCCGGAGCGGACGTCAACCCTGACGTTGATGCAATCAGCGTGGTGAATGTTCCGTTCACCGTCCCAGCCGATTCTCGTCTCGGTTTCGGACCACCTGTGCCCGTGTGGTCCGGGTCGTCGGTGAGATTCCCCTTCTCCCCGACTCTGGGGATCATATGTTGATCGATATATTTTATAAACCTTTCTGTTATTGCCTTGCATTGGGGCGTGGCATTGCATGTGGCATCATAGCATGCGACACTGCAAAACCCTATATTCCCCGGCGCGAAATCCTGTTTGCACATGGATCATATTACCGACACACTCTCACCCCTGCTGAACGCCCTAAAAGAGCACCCGCGGGGCATGTCGGTCTCCGATCTTGCTGCCGCCGTCGGAGTCAACCGGAACACCGTCTCCCGGTATCTCGACGTCCTCCTCGTGTCGGGCCAGGTGGAGATGGAGACCTACGGGAAGGCAAAGGTCTTCTACCTCTCGCAACGGGTTCCTATCGCCGCCATGCTCAACTTTTCGTCGGATCTGGTCCTGGTCCTCGACCGCGACCGCCGGATCGTCCAGGCAAACGATGCCGTCTGCACGTTTGCCGGGAAAGATCGGGACGAGATCATCGGCAGGAGCGTCGAGGAGTCGCCGCTTGCGGCGTTCGATCATCCGCTGATCCGGAGCCGGATCGCCGACGCCTTGAACGGTGGTGAGGTCACGGAAGAGCTCCGGTTCCTGCGGCGCGACGAGGAGCTCTTCTTCCGGATCAAGTTCCTCCCCACCGTCTTCAACGACGGGGCGCCGGGCGTCACCATCATCCTCGAGGATATCACCGAGAGCCGCAGGGCGGAGGAGGCCCTGCGCGAGAGCGAGATGCTTTTTCGGAGCCTCGTCGAGAACATCAACGACCTGATCCTGAACGTCGACGAGACCTGCACGTTCACCTACGTCAGCCCCAAAAGCCGGGAGATCCTCGGTTACGCGCCCGAAGAGATGATCGGGAAGACACCCTGCGACTTCATGGGCCGGGAGAAGGCAGAGCGGGTCCACGAACAGTTTGCCGCCCTCTTTGCGGACCCCGAGCCGAAGGTCCTCTTTGAGTGGACGATGCACCATCGTGACGGGAGCACCGTCGTCCTCGAGGCGGGCGGGACGC encodes:
- a CDS encoding nucleoside 2-deoxyribosyltransferase; its protein translation is MYVLVAPCILNPACRARGITTEEDLRYFHRAAERCRRFSVEMVPLPCPETIYLGADREPGSFLDRLATDEFSALLDRLEAEVRALIRERGEPPLAIVGVDSSPTCGVTATYYSSVKQPGRGAFLARFPDIPAIDVKEFSRYRVYLAGPLFSEAERAYNLVLRDLLEAHLFDVYLPQEVGDTSCTRCREEHRTIFTQHLRVLRDIDAVVAVIDGADADSGTSWEMGYAYALGKKIVALRTDFRIAGQNELVNLMLEESARVVAAKEDLPQALGSLLPASG
- a CDS encoding ATP-binding protein gives rise to the protein MAELTIRADLSALATIAEFLAEELNGSGDELIFALQLAVDEACSNTILYGYPDGEAGTITVGCTVDDEAVCVTIADDGVAFNPLNAPQPSLDTPVEERPIGGLGVHFIRTVTDRVSYARIGDRNVLSMEKRRPASP
- a CDS encoding PP2C family protein-serine/threonine phosphatase, with product MALSGYGDTFFVLLQMICVVVVVAYLITRTASFTQVLDGVFTWKGQAILTLLFGALSIYGTESGITILGATANVRDLGPMVGGLACGPVVGLGAGLIGAAYRFSLGGFTALPCAAATVLAGLFGGLIFLLAGRKFIGMHGAVLFAVGMEAFHMGLTLAICRPFEQALTVVEGVALPMTIANATGVFVFALIIGNLIAERQTKAERDTYLSELERKKAELRIAHDIQMSFLPERLPEVPGIELAALSLPAKEVGGDFYDAIPLPGDRTAFAIADVAGKGVPAALFMALSRTVLRANTLVPRSAREAVGEANSLIAEDAKSGMFVTLFYAVADPAKRTLTYVNAGHNPPLLFRSGAVRPVRLEGTGIILGVMPEAEYGEETVALASGDLLLLYTDGITEAINPGEEQFGEERLIETVTGCRDLSPGEIVDRIRGAVAGFSGDEPQFDDQTLMILRVV
- a CDS encoding STAS domain-containing protein, encoding MRDHLEITERRAGAVDIVAVKGRLDASSSEAAEERINRVLDTGSRHLLINLCDLSYISSSGLRVLLAALKRLKKDGGTLRIACGNPQILEVFTMAGFHRIFSLAPDEAAALAGFPAEP
- a CDS encoding PAS domain S-box protein; amino-acid sequence: MDHITDTLSPLLNALKEHPRGMSVSDLAAAVGVNRNTVSRYLDVLLVSGQVEMETYGKAKVFYLSQRVPIAAMLNFSSDLVLVLDRDRRIVQANDAVCTFAGKDRDEIIGRSVEESPLAAFDHPLIRSRIADALNGGEVTEELRFLRRDEELFFRIKFLPTVFNDGAPGVTIILEDITESRRAEEALRESEMLFRSLVENINDLILNVDETCTFTYVSPKSREILGYAPEEMIGKTPCDFMGREKAERVHEQFAALFADPEPKVLFEWTMHHRDGSTVVLEAGGTPIYDMIGEFTGYRMVCRDVTDRVRAVKRVAQWKSFLYSVVNNIPSMVFVREVEGNTFVFANHAAETFLGKTQEAMAGKQAEDLFPLEMASFFANGDRDLAERAFALEEKAHLPGGRTLSMKKIPVYNSHGRLKYMLGIAEDITDRAAAEDLLVAERDRAQGYLDAAGVVIAVIGADGTIDFVNRRGCEVLGCVEGELVGKNWFGTAVPERLRDRLSRNFARLVAGGLEPPAFEESPIVTRDGREKPILWHNALLRDADGKVVAMVSSGEEIAE